A genomic stretch from Patagioenas fasciata isolate bPatFas1 chromosome 10, bPatFas1.hap1, whole genome shotgun sequence includes:
- the UQCC5 gene encoding ubiquinol-cytochrome c reductase complex assembly factor 5 isoform X1, with product MQRKNTEEKRRRTGKPGRGGSRSARSGSYRRPAFSSRGTWPTGAALPAPVMLISKRVKRLLQLVPGKRRFGVYRFLPFFFLLGGAMEWFMINVRIGKETFYDVYRRKRSERQYEARMEKNEF from the exons ATGCAGAGGAAAAACACCGAGGAAAAAAGAAGGAGAACGGGCAAGCCCGGCAGAGGCGGCAGCCGCAGCGCCCGGAGCGGCTCTTACCGTAGACCAGCTTTTTCATCTCGTGGTACCTGGCCCACAG GTgccgcgctccccgccccggTCATGCTGATAAGCAAGAGGGTGAAGCGCCTCTTGCAGCTGGTGCCTGGGAAGCGGCGCTTCGGCGTGTACAGGTTCCtgcccttcttcttcctcctcggGGGAGCCATGGAGTGGTTCATGATTAACGTCCGCATTGGCAAGGAGACCTTCT ATGATGTTTATCGTCGGAAACGATCTGAGAGACAGTACGAGGCCAggatggaaaaaaatgaattttag
- the UQCC5 gene encoding ubiquinol-cytochrome c reductase complex assembly factor 5 isoform X2: MLISKRVKRLLQLVPGKRRFGVYRFLPFFFLLGGAMEWFMINVRIGKETFYDVYRRKRSERQYEARMEKNEF; this comes from the exons ATGCTGATAAGCAAGAGGGTGAAGCGCCTCTTGCAGCTGGTGCCTGGGAAGCGGCGCTTCGGCGTGTACAGGTTCCtgcccttcttcttcctcctcggGGGAGCCATGGAGTGGTTCATGATTAACGTCCGCATTGGCAAGGAGACCTTCT ATGATGTTTATCGTCGGAAACGATCTGAGAGACAGTACGAGGCCAggatggaaaaaaatgaattttag